Proteins found in one candidate division KSB1 bacterium genomic segment:
- a CDS encoding sigma-54 dependent transcriptional regulator produces MSRNKSPEMPILLIDDEPDFLTSVEMTLAAQGLTNVVSISDSREVEPFLAENDVSVIALDMNMPHVPGRVLLPKIIRDYPEIPVIIITAVNDVETAVSSMKAGAFDYLLKPVDEARLTSAIRRALEISQMRAENIRLKEYLLSRKLKHPEAFSAIITASPAMHAIFQYAEAIARTSLPVLITGETGTGKELMARAIHVLSGRRGEFVAENVAGLDDNLFSDTLFGHKKGAFTGADRDRIGLIERAAGGTLFLDEIGDLSIESQVKLLRLLQEKQYYPLGSDMPKMSDARIVVATLQNIEELAKKDLFRKDLFYRLQSHHIHLPPLRERKEDIPLLLDFFLDKAAKELGVKKPNYPRELLILLRNYPFPGNIRELEGMVFDAVSRHQGGVLSTESFREKIEGRLSTGAAELFEEEGAAVPVSFGHPLPTLREVETALIAEALRRAEGNQSIAAGLLGLSRRALNNRLQRMKDA; encoded by the coding sequence GTGAGTCGAAACAAAAGCCCGGAGATGCCGATCCTGCTGATCGACGACGAGCCGGATTTTTTGACCAGCGTCGAGATGACGCTGGCTGCGCAGGGGCTGACCAACGTCGTCAGCATCAGCGACAGCCGCGAGGTGGAACCGTTTTTAGCCGAAAACGACGTTTCGGTTATTGCTCTGGATATGAACATGCCGCATGTGCCGGGGCGGGTGCTGCTGCCCAAGATCATTCGCGATTACCCGGAGATTCCGGTGATCATCATCACCGCGGTCAACGACGTCGAGACCGCGGTCTCTTCCATGAAGGCCGGTGCCTTTGATTACCTGCTCAAACCCGTGGACGAAGCGCGACTCACCTCGGCGATCCGCCGCGCGCTCGAAATCAGCCAAATGCGCGCCGAAAACATTCGTCTGAAGGAATATCTGCTGTCGCGCAAACTCAAACATCCCGAGGCTTTTTCGGCCATCATCACCGCCAGCCCGGCCATGCATGCCATCTTTCAGTATGCCGAAGCCATCGCCAGGACCTCGCTGCCGGTGCTCATCACCGGCGAAACCGGCACGGGCAAGGAGCTGATGGCGCGGGCAATTCACGTTCTCAGCGGCCGGCGCGGCGAATTTGTCGCCGAAAACGTCGCCGGATTGGACGACAATCTGTTCTCCGATACATTGTTCGGCCATAAAAAGGGTGCTTTTACCGGCGCCGATCGCGACCGCATTGGGCTCATCGAGCGGGCGGCTGGCGGTACGCTGTTCCTCGATGAAATCGGCGATCTTTCGATCGAATCGCAGGTCAAGCTGCTGCGTCTGCTCCAAGAAAAGCAATACTATCCGCTCGGCTCCGACATGCCCAAGATGAGCGACGCGCGGATCGTAGTCGCCACGCTGCAGAACATCGAAGAGCTGGCAAAAAAGGATTTGTTCCGCAAGGATTTGTTCTATCGTCTGCAGTCGCACCACATTCATCTTCCGCCGCTGCGCGAACGTAAAGAGGATATTCCGCTGCTGCTGGATTTCTTTTTAGACAAAGCGGCCAAAGAGTTGGGCGTCAAAAAGCCGAATTATCCCCGTGAGTTGCTGATCCTCCTGCGCAACTACCCGTTTCCGGGCAACATCCGCGAGCTGGAGGGCATGGTGTTCGATGCCGTCAGCCGACATCAAGGCGGGGTGTTGTCCACCGAATCGTTTCGCGAAAAGATAGAGGGCCGGTTGTCTACCGGTGCGGCAGAGCTTTTCGAGGAGGAGGGTGCGGCGGTTCCGGTCAGCTTTGGTCACCCATTGCCGACCTTGCGGGAAGTGGAAACCGCTCTGATCGCCGAAGCGCTGCGCCGCGCCGAGGGTAATCAGTCCATCGCCGCAGGCCTGCTCGGTCTATCTCGGCGCGCTTTAAACAATCGGCTGCAAAGAATGAAGGACGCCTGA